The Williamwhitmania sp. sequence ACTTTTTCTAAAAATCCGAACATTCCAGATCAGCAGTTTGATCTTCCAATCGGCTACAATATACAGGATTATGATTCAGGCGAAATTGACTCTAATTCTCCTTCTGGTGGAGAGGATATCAATGGTTAGCCTATTTAGTTTTTGCTACTAAGGGACGGAGCAAGTACACCGAGATAGCTGCAAGTAGGTATGCAAAAAGTGTTCCCCAAATCAAGCCTAATGCTGGGTAAGATAAGCTCACTGCCCATCCGTAGACTACAATATTGGCTGAGGTGATAATCATTATTTTGCCGGTGGCTCTAGCAAATTGACTTCCAGCGCTCATCGTGAGTATCACCATAGACGATAACATGACAGCGGGAAATATGCTAAATAATCTACTCCAGTAAGCATTCCCTGTTCTCCCTATAGTAACTGCTCCTCCAACAACTAAACCAGCAAACATTGCTCTGGTAATGAGTTGTAGATTGGAAAATTTTTTGTTGGTTTTTGGCAGGGATTGAATGCCAAGTTTTTGTTCAGCCACTATAAAAATGAGGGATGATACCCCTAAATAAACTAGGGAAGTAATCCAGCTAGGAAGTTCTTTTAAGGGTAAGGAGAGGGCGGCGAGTGCAAACCATGATGCCACAGAAATTGTGGTAGCGAGGAGAAGCCCTTTTTCGACTAGCGCAATAAAAATGAATAGGAAGAGGGTGTCTATAATCATGCCAATAGGCACTGCCGACGCAGCGTTTGCAGCAAATTGAGATCCTTGAGTTATTCCAATAAATAACAGCTATACCAATATTGTAGATGGTAGGTTGGCAACCATTCCACCTGCTTTACTACCCAACTTTTCTGAAAGCATTGTTGCTAGGCTTATCCATATGCCGCCTATAAGAAATGCGAAGATTATTAGAAGCATGAGGTGGCGAATTGGGTTGAGATAATTCAGGCAATCCAACATTGATAATCCATCGCATCATATTAGTTCTGCAAATTAGTAGATGAGAGGGATTAGTCTCCAAGTTTTTTTCATATAGTACCTGTAGGTGGGTATCTCCTTTTTTAGTAATGATTCCTCTATGGTAATTTTTGAAACCAGATCAATTACTAGCAGCACCATTAAGCTTGTTTTTAATGCTGTTGGATGTTGAAGGGTAATGGGGGCAGTGAAGAGTAAAACCGCCAAATACATGGGATGACGAATCCATCGATATGGACCATTAATTTGGAGCTCCAATCCTTGGCGTGGAATTGGGAAGATGGAGACGTTATAAACCCCAACCACCTGAATAGCCCATATTCCAAGGACAAGGCTAGACATCTGTATAAGCAACAGAATTAAATTACCAACGGTGAATATGGGACCAGCAACAATAAGGGCACCAATTAGAAGAAATTGAACCGCTGTAGATATTTTTCCTGCTTTTTTCATTCAACTACATGTAGCCAAGTGCTAGAGCAATAAAACCTAAACCACTTATTACCCCATTAACAAGAATTGCAACCTTTATGTTTTGCGTCTTCTGAAAAGCATAGGTAATTAAGAATGCAGTTGGGGTGGAGACAATAAGGAGGTTAAGGCCCAGCGGCAGACGGAAAATTAACCACAGCAGGCCATTGATTAACCATGTTCTTTTTCCAAATTTTGCCTGCTGCCGAGGGAATAGGTAGCCTCTCCAAAATAGTTCACCACTCAATAGGTTGAAAAGGAATAGAGGCAAGCAAGCCAACATAATCCAGCTATCTTCAGGGGCTAAGGAATGCAGCTGCAAAAGTGCAGGTTGTGGTGAGAAATGATCAATGTTGTTTTTACTTATAAAGATGAGCACCATCGTTAGAATAGCCGAAAGCATTATGCTCAGGAAAACCCATATCCAATCTTCTCCCTTCAACTTTCTTATTCTTAATCGATGTTTTAGCTGATGGTAGGTGAAACTTTTTAATTCTGTTTTTACCAAAACCATTGTCAACAATAACATGGGCAAGAATACAGCAATTCCGGTTGAGATATACCATGCAAGTGGGGCAGGGGTTGCGGCAAACTGGACTACCATTCTCGGTAAAAAGTATTGCATCGCAAACCACATTGCTGCTGTAGTAGCACCTAGAAAAACTATGGAAAGGCCAATACCCATAGGCTTAACCGAAGATTGCTCTTTGTTATTGCTTTTCATGTGTTCAGGTATTTAAGGTTAGTAAATCATTTTTGTCGATTTAGTTAATCCGTTTATCCAGCAAAAAGGAGCTGGCAGTATAATTTGAAGTTCGTAGTTTCTATTTTATTAGATCTCTGTAAATCAAAAGTTATTGGTTTTATTGGGCTGTGGTTTCGGATTCCAGTACTTAAATGAAAGAATGGCTAATTTTCGAATTAGGACCCACTGTAACGCTAGAGTGATAATAGCCGTCATAACAAGGGCGGCAATGGTCACCCAAAAGGAGGAGCTGAGGTGAATGCCCAATTTTGCTGGCCACTGAAATACCACATCTCTGTTCTGAAAAATCATCAT is a genomic window containing:
- a CDS encoding methyltransferase produces the protein MKKAGKISTAVQFLLIGALIVAGPIFTVGNLILLLIQMSSLVLGIWAIQVVGVYNVSIFPIPRQGLELQINGPYRWIRHPMYLAVLLFTAPITLQHPTALKTSLMVLLVIDLVSKITIEESLLKKEIPTYRYYMKKTWRLIPLIY
- a CDS encoding CPBP family intramembrane glutamic endopeptidase, with the translated sequence MKSNNKEQSSVKPMGIGLSIVFLGATTAAMWFAMQYFLPRMVVQFAATPAPLAWYISTGIAVFLPMLLLTMVLVKTELKSFTYHQLKHRLRIRKLKGEDWIWVFLSIMLSAILTMVLIFISKNNIDHFSPQPALLQLHSLAPEDSWIMLACLPLFLFNLLSGELFWRGYLFPRQQAKFGKRTWLINGLLWLIFRLPLGLNLLIVSTPTAFLITYAFQKTQNIKVAILVNGVISGLGFIALALGYM